Proteins encoded within one genomic window of Polaribacter sp. NJDZ03:
- a CDS encoding type IA DNA topoisomerase, whose amino-acid sequence MKVCIAEKPSVAREIASILGANTKRDGYYEGNGYAVTYTFGHLCTLLEPKDYKPHWKSWDLNNLPMLPERFDTKVTGDAGIRKQYNIVKSLFDKATVVINCGDAGTEGELIQRWVINQAGYKGEVQRLWISSLTEEAIKEGFKNLKPAEKYDNLYYAGYSRAIGDWLLGLNATRLYTVKFGGFKQVLSVGRVQTPTLAMLVNRFVEIENFKPQPYWELQTTYRNTLFNYEDGRFLKQEDGQVLANKVKESDFEIVSVTKKKGKEYAPKLFDLTGLQVYCNNKFGFSADETLKMVQKLYEMKVVTYPRVDTTFLPNDVYPKIAGILSKLTNYSALTQPLLGSKIKKSKRVFDDKKVTDHHAIIPTGIQGNLQYNQQQVYDIITRRFIGVFYPDSDVSNTSVIGKAADVPFKTTGKEILTKGWRVAFETEESKIKKELNEQITLPSFVKGEKGAHEPSFLEKETKPPRNFTEASLLRAMETAGKQVDDENLRELMKENGIGRPSTRASIIETLFRRKYIERKKKLVLPTQTGIDLINIIDNELLKSAELTGRWEKRLKEIERGEFNAGTFINNMKKMVDELVYEVRSNTSKKRITSNAEVIASSTKQSIVSKTKKTPTKKQVVGKTCPKCKKGQLLKGSSAFGCSEYKNNCDLKIPFEIYGKKISENQLIRLVDKGCTTNLKGFKTDNGSVEGLIRFDDAFKLKLEPKQKVVTSNSVEKSSDKITCPKCKQGTILKGKTAYGCSAYKSGCDFVFTFDNIKKIANGKPLTKDLVIKIISS is encoded by the coding sequence ATGAAAGTCTGTATTGCCGAAAAGCCATCTGTAGCAAGAGAAATAGCTAGTATTCTAGGAGCCAACACAAAACGTGATGGTTATTACGAAGGAAACGGTTATGCGGTAACATATACATTCGGACATTTGTGCACACTTTTAGAACCTAAAGATTACAAGCCGCATTGGAAAAGTTGGGATTTGAACAATCTACCAATGCTTCCAGAACGTTTTGACACCAAAGTTACGGGAGATGCAGGAATTAGAAAACAATACAATATTGTAAAATCTTTATTTGATAAAGCAACGGTTGTAATTAATTGTGGGGATGCTGGGACAGAAGGAGAATTGATTCAGCGTTGGGTAATTAATCAAGCCGGTTATAAAGGAGAAGTACAACGTTTATGGATTTCGTCTCTTACAGAGGAAGCTATAAAAGAAGGTTTTAAAAACCTAAAACCTGCAGAAAAATACGACAACTTATATTATGCAGGTTATTCTAGAGCTATTGGAGACTGGCTTTTAGGGTTAAATGCAACGCGTTTATACACCGTAAAATTTGGTGGATTTAAACAAGTTTTATCGGTTGGTAGAGTACAAACTCCTACCCTAGCCATGTTGGTAAATCGTTTTGTTGAAATTGAAAATTTTAAACCACAACCTTATTGGGAACTACAAACAACCTATAGAAATACCCTTTTCAATTATGAAGATGGACGCTTTTTAAAACAAGAAGACGGACAAGTTTTAGCAAATAAAGTGAAAGAATCTGATTTTGAGATTGTTTCTGTTACCAAAAAGAAAGGGAAAGAATACGCTCCGAAACTGTTTGATTTAACTGGTTTACAGGTATATTGTAATAATAAATTTGGCTTTTCTGCGGATGAAACTTTAAAAATGGTTCAGAAGCTATATGAAATGAAAGTAGTTACGTATCCTAGAGTTGATACTACTTTTTTACCAAATGATGTGTATCCTAAAATTGCAGGTATTTTATCTAAATTAACAAATTACAGCGCACTTACTCAACCTCTTTTAGGTAGTAAAATAAAGAAATCGAAACGTGTTTTTGATGATAAAAAAGTAACAGATCACCACGCAATTATTCCTACCGGAATTCAAGGAAATTTGCAATACAATCAGCAACAAGTGTACGATATTATTACTCGTAGATTTATTGGTGTTTTTTATCCAGATTCTGATGTTTCTAATACTTCAGTAATTGGTAAAGCTGCAGATGTACCTTTTAAAACAACCGGAAAAGAAATTTTAACCAAAGGTTGGCGTGTTGCTTTTGAAACGGAAGAAAGCAAAATTAAGAAAGAATTAAACGAACAAATTACATTGCCTTCTTTTGTAAAAGGTGAAAAAGGCGCACATGAACCTTCGTTTTTAGAAAAGGAAACCAAACCTCCAAGAAATTTTACAGAAGCAAGTTTATTGCGCGCCATGGAAACTGCTGGAAAGCAAGTAGATGATGAGAATTTACGTGAATTAATGAAAGAAAACGGAATTGGAAGACCTTCTACAAGAGCAAGTATTATTGAGACTTTATTCCGAAGAAAATATATTGAGCGTAAAAAGAAATTGGTTTTACCAACACAAACCGGAATCGATTTAATTAATATTATTGACAACGAATTATTAAAATCTGCTGAATTAACTGGTCGTTGGGAAAAACGTTTAAAAGAAATTGAACGAGGAGAATTCAACGCCGGAACCTTCATTAATAATATGAAGAAAATGGTAGATGAATTGGTGTATGAAGTCCGTTCTAATACTTCTAAAAAACGAATTACTTCTAACGCAGAAGTCATTGCGAGTTCAACGAAGCAATCTATTGTTTCAAAGACAAAAAAAACTCCAACAAAAAAACAAGTTGTAGGAAAAACTTGCCCGAAATGTAAAAAAGGACAACTCTTAAAAGGTTCTTCTGCCTTTGGGTGTTCTGAATATAAAAACAATTGCGATTTAAAAATTCCGTTTGAAATTTACGGGAAGAAAATTTCTGAAAACCAATTGATACGATTGGTTGACAAAGGTTGTACTACCAATTTAAAAGGCTTTAAAACGGATAATGGTTCTGTAGAAGGCTTAATAAGATTTGATGATGCTTTTAAATTGAAATTAGAACCTAAACAAAAAGTAGTCACTTCTAACTCTGTCGAAAAGAGTTCTGATAAAATTACGTGTCCAAAATGTAAACAAGGAACTATTTTAAAGGGGAAAACAGCTTATGGTTGTTCTGCTTATAAGTCAGGTTGCGATTTTGTTTTCACATTTGATAACATCAAAAAAATAGCCAATGGAAAACCATTGACTAAAGATTTGGTGATAAAAATTATAAGTAGTTAA
- a CDS encoding Tex family protein produces the protein MQLLSYIIQQTQLSSKAVENTISLLNEDATIPFISRYRKEMTGNLDEVQIGDIVKFKETFEALEKRKLGVLKALKEQNVLTTELEQKVNATRDLITLEDLYLPFKKKRKTKAETARLQGLEPLAKMMMSQRVNDLEHTASKYTSKEVVTIDDALEGARFIIAEWINERTDIRNNIRRELERYATITSKVIKTKSEDEKAQKFKDYFDWSESLSRIPSHRFLAILRAENEGFIRVKIEIDTERVIQKMESNIIRTQNECTQQIELAIKDAYKRLLFPSLSNERLSLAKENADEDAITVFSKNLKQLLLGAPLGEKRILAIDPGFRSGCKIVCLNEQGDLEHNENIYPHAPQNQSTEAIKKISSLVEAHKIEAIAIGNGTASRETEQLVKKIEFKHSVDVFVVSEAGASIYSASKIARDEFPNFDVTVRGSVSIGRRLQDPLAELVKIDAKSIGVGQYQHDVDQTKLKKSLDTTVESCVNTIGVNINTASESLLSYVSGIGPKLAENIVNYRNENGSFTSRNAIKKVPRLGGKAYEQAAGFLRIKKGKNPLDDSGVHPESYALVDKMAKDNNIKVSEFIGNKELIQKINLKKYITETIGLPTLEDIIKELEKPGLDPRAKAKVFSFDKNIKTIADLRTGQLLPGIVNNITNFGCFVDVGIKESGLIHVSNLSDTFVKDVSAIVNLQQQIIAKVIEVDVVRKRIQLALVK, from the coding sequence ATGCAATTACTTTCTTATATAATTCAGCAAACCCAACTTTCTTCTAAAGCTGTAGAAAATACTATTTCATTGTTAAATGAAGATGCTACAATTCCTTTTATCAGTAGATATAGAAAGGAAATGACAGGTAATTTAGATGAAGTGCAAATTGGTGATATTGTTAAGTTTAAAGAAACTTTTGAAGCTTTAGAAAAGCGTAAACTCGGTGTTTTAAAAGCTTTAAAAGAACAAAATGTATTAACTACAGAATTAGAACAAAAAGTAAACGCTACTAGAGATTTAATTACTTTAGAAGATTTGTATTTACCTTTTAAGAAAAAGCGAAAAACCAAAGCAGAAACTGCTCGTTTACAAGGCTTAGAACCACTGGCAAAAATGATGATGAGTCAGCGTGTAAACGACTTAGAACATACCGCTTCTAAATACACGTCCAAGGAAGTTGTAACTATTGATGATGCATTAGAAGGTGCACGATTCATTATTGCAGAATGGATTAATGAGCGCACAGATATCAGAAATAATATTAGACGAGAATTAGAACGTTATGCTACAATTACATCAAAAGTAATAAAAACAAAGTCTGAAGATGAAAAAGCTCAAAAATTTAAAGATTACTTTGATTGGAGCGAATCTTTAAGCAGAATTCCATCTCATCGATTTTTAGCAATTTTAAGAGCCGAAAATGAAGGTTTTATCCGTGTTAAAATAGAAATTGATACAGAAAGGGTCATTCAAAAAATGGAAAGCAATATTATTCGTACACAAAACGAATGTACTCAGCAAATAGAACTTGCTATAAAAGATGCTTACAAGCGTTTGCTGTTTCCTTCTCTATCTAACGAAAGATTATCATTAGCAAAAGAAAATGCAGATGAAGACGCTATAACTGTGTTTTCTAAAAACTTAAAGCAATTACTTTTAGGTGCTCCTTTAGGCGAAAAAAGAATTTTAGCAATCGATCCTGGATTTAGATCTGGTTGTAAAATTGTATGTTTAAATGAGCAAGGAGATTTAGAACATAACGAAAATATTTATCCGCATGCGCCTCAAAATCAATCTACAGAAGCGATTAAAAAAATAAGTTCTTTAGTTGAAGCACATAAAATTGAAGCCATTGCAATTGGTAACGGAACAGCTTCAAGAGAAACTGAGCAATTGGTAAAGAAAATTGAATTTAAACATTCGGTTGATGTATTTGTAGTGAGTGAAGCTGGAGCGTCTATTTATTCCGCCTCTAAAATTGCAAGAGATGAATTCCCTAATTTTGACGTTACCGTTCGCGGTTCTGTTTCTATCGGAAGACGTTTGCAAGATCCATTGGCTGAATTGGTGAAGATTGATGCAAAATCGATTGGAGTTGGTCAATATCAGCATGATGTAGATCAAACAAAATTGAAAAAATCTCTTGATACAACTGTAGAAAGTTGTGTAAACACCATTGGTGTAAATATTAATACTGCAAGTGAATCTTTGTTGAGTTATGTTTCTGGAATTGGACCAAAATTGGCAGAAAACATCGTGAATTACAGAAATGAAAATGGTTCTTTTACTTCTAGAAATGCCATTAAAAAAGTACCTCGTTTAGGCGGAAAAGCATACGAACAAGCTGCTGGTTTTTTACGAATTAAAAAAGGAAAAAATCCGTTAGATGATTCTGGCGTGCATCCAGAAAGTTATGCTTTGGTTGATAAAATGGCTAAAGATAATAACATAAAAGTTTCTGAGTTTATTGGTAACAAAGAATTGATTCAGAAAATAAACCTAAAAAAATATATTACAGAAACTATTGGTCTACCTACTCTAGAAGACATTATTAAAGAATTAGAGAAACCAGGTTTAGACCCAAGAGCCAAAGCAAAAGTGTTTTCTTTTGATAAAAATATTAAAACGATTGCCGATTTAAGAACAGGGCAACTCTTACCCGGAATTGTAAATAACATTACCAATTTCGGCTGTTTTGTAGATGTTGGAATCAAAGAAAGTGGCTTAATTCATGTTTCTAACTTATCAGATACTTTTGTAAAAGACGTTAGTGCAATTGTAAATCTACAACAACAAATTATTGCAAAAGTAATAGAGGTTGATGTTGTGAGAAAACGAATTCAATTGGCTTTAGTAAAGTAA
- a CDS encoding porin family protein — protein sequence MKKVLLVTLLTVLSIVNANAQDIEFGVKAGLNFASINGDNTKDLGTVTSFNFGLMAEIPFTEKFSIQPELLFSGHGFSTGSDTNDFVALNYLNTPLMGKYYVTKRLSFEAGPQVGFLLSATDDNTKADVKNAYKDLDFGVNLGLGYKLDNGLNFSARYNVGLSDINEVKTDKNRNGVFQVSVGYFFF from the coding sequence ATGAAAAAAGTATTACTAGTAACATTATTAACAGTTTTAAGCATTGTAAATGCAAATGCACAAGACATCGAATTCGGAGTTAAAGCTGGACTAAATTTTGCTTCCATTAACGGAGACAATACCAAAGATTTAGGCACTGTCACCTCTTTTAATTTTGGTTTAATGGCAGAAATTCCCTTTACAGAAAAATTTTCGATTCAACCTGAATTGTTATTTTCTGGTCATGGTTTTAGTACAGGATCTGACACAAATGATTTTGTTGCTTTAAATTATTTAAACACCCCATTAATGGGAAAATATTATGTTACAAAAAGACTAAGTTTTGAAGCAGGACCTCAAGTGGGTTTTTTACTTTCAGCAACAGATGACAATACAAAAGCAGATGTTAAAAATGCTTACAAAGACCTAGATTTTGGAGTAAATTTAGGACTTGGATATAAACTAGATAACGGACTTAATTTTAGTGCACGTTATAATGTTGGTCTTTCTGACATTAATGAAGTGAAAACTGATAAAAATAGAAACGGTGTGTTTCAAGTTTCTGTTGGCTACTTCTTTTTTTAA